AAGGGAATTTAACCATTAATGAACGACCTAGCGCCCGTTGGGGAAGCTGGATAACGATAATCGTCAATCAGAGTGTCGTCTACCAGACTTTTCTTTTCCCGACGCACCGCGATTTTGAGAAAAATGTTGAAATCGCGTTGGCGCAAACCCAGCAAGCGATCGATCACCTGCAAATAAACCAGGCGCTGCTGAGCGTTGGCGATATGGCGAGTGATGAATTCTAAAATACGTTAAATCTCCGGAGGCTATTATGCGTAGCATATATACCCTGCTTGCGCTGTTGCTTGTCGCGCCTGCATGCTGGGCGGGAACCATGACATTCCAGTTTCGTAATCCTAATTTCGGCGGTAATCCTAATAACGGTGCATTTTTATTAAATAGCGCCCAGGCACAAAATTCTTATACCGATCCCAGCTATAAGGATTACGGCGTGGAAACCACTTCCGCGCTGGATAATTTCACCCAGGCAATACAATCACAAATATTGGGCGGGCTACTTACCAATATTAATACCGGTAAACCTGGGCGAATGGTGACCAGCGATTTTATCGTGGATATTTCCAACAAAGATGGACAACTGCAATTAAATGTCACCGACAGAAAAACCGGCAAGACATCAACAATTCAGGTGTCGGGCTTGCAAAGCGGTTCAACGGACTTTTAAGCCACTGTCTAACAGGACAACAACTATGTCGCGTCTATTTATTTTATTCGCCGTGTGTTTATTAAGCGGTTGCCTGACTGCGCCGCCAAAACAAGCCGCTAAACCGACGCTGTTGCCGCGGGCGCAAAGTTATCAGGATCTGACACATCTGCCGATGCCAAGCGGAAAAATT
This genomic interval from Kosakonia sacchari SP1 contains the following:
- the csgE gene encoding curli production assembly/transport protein CsgE yields the protein MKRYGCRLATAVLLFASVNVSAVEVEVPGLLADHTVSSVGHDFYRAFSDKWESSWKGNLTINERPSARWGSWITIIVNQSVVYQTFLFPTHRDFEKNVEIALAQTQQAIDHLQINQALLSVGDMASDEF
- the csgF gene encoding curli production assembly/transport protein CsgF → MRSIYTLLALLLVAPACWAGTMTFQFRNPNFGGNPNNGAFLLNSAQAQNSYTDPSYKDYGVETTSALDNFTQAIQSQILGGLLTNINTGKPGRMVTSDFIVDISNKDGQLQLNVTDRKTGKTSTIQVSGLQSGSTDF